The following proteins are encoded in a genomic region of Anolis carolinensis isolate JA03-04 unplaced genomic scaffold, rAnoCar3.1.pri scaffold_12, whole genome shotgun sequence:
- the fate1 gene encoding fetal and adult testis-expressed transcript protein, protein MLDVVASRPLFGARPQQSWRLSEVEQLSLEPHTLGFLSLPWAQKRLRPGHRGRKERAGPPAEVAAGPRKDCPREVSLVLEEFGPTDSLAVRKQLMNISGRLRVLEGQSLGWRQKELLFYSILASACLLNAWLWLRR, encoded by the exons ATGCTGGACGTCGTGGCTTCCAGGCCTCTCTTTGGTGCCCGGCCACAGCAGTCCTGGCGCCTGTCCGAGGTGGAGCAACTCTCGCTGGAGCCCCACACCCTGGGCTTCCTCTCCCTGCCCTGGGCCCAGAAGCGCCTGCGCCCG GGACACCGGGGGCGAAAGGAGCGGGCAGGCCCCCCCGCAGAGGTGGCTGCTGGGCCTAGGAAGGACTG TCCCCGGGAGGTGAGCCTGGTCCTGGAGGAATTTGGCCCCACAGACAGCCTGGCCGTCCGGAAGCAG CTGATGAACATCTCGGGGCGTCTCCGGGTGCTGGAAGGACAGAGCCTGGGCTGGCGCCAGAAGGAACTGCTTTTCTACTCGATCCTGGCTTCAGCCTGCCTCCTCAATGCCTGGCTCTGGCTTCGGAGGTGA
- the LOC100556535 gene encoding cyclic nucleotide-gated olfactory channel, which produces MAAEESQATQANPDANHCPTVPARRASLKEWTQFSDHSCRKPCSAPQDASSSPSIPGKGRPSTAEKPKEPSRVSQLVRQLRGWFNQGLKRSEERRDSFLVRFWGPHPQGLSAESGEDLLDQERRKKAVVLDPAGKQYYRWLLVITVPILYNWTALIARACFNELQRRYLRYWLVLDYLSDLIYLADMAVQVRTGFLEQGLLVKDGKRLWEHYVASWQFKLDMLSLLPTDLGYLAFGVHAPALRLNRLLRILRMFEFFDRTETRTSVPNLFRIANMVLYILVIIHWNACFYYAISKGIGFGEDTWVYPNISDPEYGYLAREYIYCLYWSTLTLTTIGETPPPVRDVEYIFVIFDFLIGVLIFASIVGNVSSIISNTTAARTEFQAKVDAVKHYLHFRNVDKKLEVKVIRWFDYLWTHKKAADEADVLRSLPDALRAEIAIHVHLATLKQVRIFHDCEAGLLVELVLKLRPQVFSPGDYVCRKGDVGREMYIVKEGKLAVVADDGVTRLAVLTAGCCFGEISILNIRGSKMGNRRTANIRSVGYSDLFCLSKEDLMTTLAEYPEAKRLLEERGRELLLKEGLFDQEAAAEDGEVGGSEGLSVDQKLDRLQGSLETMDTRLGRLLEEHQTAQRKLKRRVAALEARTAPGPDVGPLSLGSLSPSETGEEAGGAQGETGP; this is translated from the exons ATGGCGGCAGAGGAAAGCCAGGCCACCCAGGCCAACCCCGATGCCAACCACTGCCCGACAGTGCCAGCTAGGAGGGCCTCCCTGAAGGAATGGACCCAGTTCAGCGACCACAGCTGCAG AAAGCCCTGCAGCGCCCCCCAGGAcgcctcctcttccccctccatTCCGGGCAAGGGGAGACCCAGCACCGCAGAGAAGCCCAAGGAGCCCTCCAG GGTCTCCCAGCTGGTGCGGCAGCTCCGCGGTTGGTTCAACCAAGGCCTGAAGCGGAGCGAGGAGCGGCGGGACTCCTTCCTGGTGCGCTTCTGGGGGCCCCACCCGCAGGGCTTGTCCGCCGAGAGCGGGGAGGACCTCCTGGACCAAGAGCGGAGGAAGAAGGCAGTCGTGCTGGACCCCGCCGGGAAGCAATACTACCGCTGGCTCCTGGTCATCACCGTCCCCATCCTCTACAACTGGACCGCGCTGATCGCCCG CGCCTGCTTCAATGAGCTCCAGAGGAGGTACCTGCGCTACTGGTTGGTCCTCGACTATCTATCTGACCTAATCTACTTGGCTGACATGGCTGTCCAGGTGCGCACAG gCTTCCTGGAGCAGGGTCTGCTGGTGAAGGACGGCAAGCGGCTGTGGGAGCACTATGTGGCCTCGTGGCAATTCAAGCTAGACATGCTCTCGCTGTTGCCAACAGACCTGGGCTACCTGGCGTTTGGGGTGCATGCCCCAGCGCTGCGCCTCAACCGCCTGCTGCGCATTTTGCGGATGTTTGAGTTCTTCGACCGAACAGAGACGCGAACCAGCGTGCCCAACCTCTTCCGCATCGCCAACATGGTGCTGTACATCCTGGTGATCATCCACTGGAATGCCTGCTTCTATTATGCCATCTCCAAGGGCATCGGCTTCGGGGAGGACACCTGGGTGTACCCCAACATCTCGGACCCAGAGTACGGCTACCTGGCCCGTGAGTACATCTACTGCCTGTACTGGTCCACGCTGACACTGACCACCATTGGGGAGACTCCGCCGCCGGTGCGTGACGTGGAGTACATCTTCGTCATCTTCGACTTCCTGATCGGCGTGCTCATCTTCGCCTCCATTGTGGGTAATGTGAGCTCCATCATCTCCAACACGACTGCTGCACGCACTGAGTTCCAGGCCAAAGTGGACGCTGTCAAACACTACCTGCACTTCCGCAATGTGGACAAAAAGCTGGAGGTCAAAGTCATTCGCTGGTTTGACTACCTGTGGACCCACAAGAAAGCAGCTGATGAGGCGGACGTGTTGCGGAGCCTGCCGGATGCACTGCGAGCCGAGATCGCCATCCACGTGCACCTGGCCACCCTGAAGCAGGTGCGCATCTTCCATGACTGTGAGGCCGGGCTGCTGGTGGAGCTGGTCCTCAAGCTGCGCCCACAGGTCTTCAGCCCTGGCGACTATGTGTGCCGCAAGGGCGACGTGGGCCGCGAGATGTACATTGTCAAAGAGGGCAAACTGGCCGTGGTGGCCGATGATGGCGTCACCCGGCTGGCCGTCCTCACAGCCGGCTGCTGCTTTGGCGAGATCAGCATCCTCAACATCCGCGGCAGCAAGATGGGCAACCGCCGCACCGCCAACATCCGCAGTGTGGGCTACTCTGACCTCTTCTGCCTCTCCAAGGAGGACCTCATGACCACCTTGGCTGAGTACCCTGAAGCCAAGCGGCTCCTGGAGGAACGTGGGCGTGAACTGCTGCTCAAGGAGGGCCTATTTGACCAGGAGGCCGCAGCGGAGGATGGAGAGGTGGGGGGCTCCGAGGGTCTGAGCGTGGACCAGAAACTGGACCGGCTGCAGGGCAGTCTGGAGACCATGGACACCCGCCTCGGCCGCCTCCTGGAGGAGCATCAGACGGCCCAGAGGAAGCTCAAGCGCCGTGTGGCTGCCCTCGAGGCACGGACCGCTCCAGGCCCAGATGTGGGACCCCTCTCTCTTGGCTCCCTCAGCCCCTCGGAAACTGGGGAGGAGGCGGGAGGGGCTCAGGGGGAGACCGGACCCTGA